The following are encoded together in the Lactuca sativa cultivar Salinas chromosome 1, Lsat_Salinas_v11, whole genome shotgun sequence genome:
- the LOC111900562 gene encoding uncharacterized protein LOC111900562: MDSADDLTFRIIFSGDGAGRLRDKVKEKLKEFMGDYTDDTLVEYVIVLLKNGRRKEEARNELNVFLGDDSDSFVSWLWDHLRSNLNLYAQQKESEVVKLKKEDSESAEGIKSKKRASKDWRGVMRDPDEPPPLRSAVIANIHEDDNALQKRSSSPPPPLIQRKRGRSGDRAQNQIDDERSQLKREPVSKPSVGASRRLLQFAVRDAVATSRSTGLTSEPSLKRLRSVVSTPNEDFQSRPKLRSVARVPKAMAVAIKAVADAAKDVVKVKPSGNVFDRLGRSVEDDLSDTPHHHQFTEYREIADEDTQIIEATVPTYYDAGIAASFAYDNEGYDVVDRRGKMGISQIGNESVMLDYNAVDVVDGIGNNNKPQRDQNSSNKMVNVSSNVNSGKPSHYPKPRAILEMENQKLVQETANSIIVSNGNGAPTIHAQREIQKTLPLTGVNPIGRPTDDVDFRTIFVSNVHFGATKDSLSRHFNKFGDVLKVVIVTEAATGQPKGSAYVEFMRKEAAENALSLDGTSFMSRILKVVRKSSAHQEATTTTTTTTTTPVTSWPRAAASRGSPFAASRFGRVPFPTLYRPRLPIKSGARSFQWKRDAQNPSSENIPSPTAAAIPSPTTAARSLTYVRPEAAKTAGSSNNA; the protein is encoded by the exons ATGGATAGTGCTGATGATTTGACTTTTAGGATTATTTTCTCGGGAGATGGAGCGGGTAGGTTGCGGGACAAAGTGAAGGAAAAGCTGAAGGAATTTATGGGGGACTACACAGATGACACTTTAGTG GAATATGTGATTGTCCTGCTTAAAAATGGCAGGCGCAAAGAAGAAGCAAGAAATGAGTTAAATGTGTTTTTGGGTGATGACAGTGACTCTTTTGTATCATG GCTGTGGGATCATTTGAGATCAAACCTAAACCTATATGCCCAACAAAAAGAATCTGAAGTGGTGAAACTGAAAAAGGAGGATTCTGAATCAGCAGAGGGGATTAAATCCAAGAAACGAGCCAGCAAAGATTGGAGAGGGGTTATGAGAGATCCGGATGAACCACCTCCACTTCGAAGTGCAGTGATTGCCAACATTCATGAAGACGATAATGCCCTTCAAAAACGTTCATCTTCACCCCCTCCACCACTAATTCAGAGGAAAAGAGGCCGAAGTGGTGATAGGGCTCAGAATCAGATCGATGATGAAAGATCACAACTCAAG agagaaccagtttctaaacCCAGTGTAGGGGCATCACGTAGGCTACTACAATTTGCAGTGCGAGATGCAGTTGCCACATCTCGGTCAACCGGTTTGACTTCAGAGCCATCATTAAAGCGATTGCGGTCAGTAGTTTCTACACCCAATGAGGATTTCCAAAGCCGCCCGAAACTCCGGTCAGTTGCCCGAGTCCCAAAAGCCATGGCTGTTGCCATTAAAGCTGTAGCAGATGCTGCTAAAGACGTTGTAAAAGTCAAACCCTCGGGCAACGTGTTTGACCGGCTTGGGCGTAGTGTGGAGGACGATTTATCAGATACCCCTCACCATCACCAGTTCACAGAATATAGAGAAATTGCTGATGAAGATACTCAAATTATAGAGGCTACTGTTCCTACTTATTATGATGCCGGAATAGCAGCCAGCTTTGCGTATGATAATGAAGGGTATGATGTTGTTGATCGAAGGGGCAAAATGGGTATTTCGCAGATTGGTAATGAGTCGGTGATGTTAGACTACAATGCGGTAGATGTTGTGGATGGGATTGGTAATAATAATAAACCACAAAGAGATCAGAATTCTTCAAATAAGATGGTGAATGTTTCTTCGAATGTAAATAGTGGAAAACCATCTCATTATCCGAAACCAAGGGCGATTTTGGAAATGGAGAATCAGAAGCTTGTACAGGAGACTGCCAATTCTATAATTGTTAGCAATGGAAAT GGGGCACCCACTATACATGCTCAAAGGGAGATCCAGAAGACACTGCCGTTGACTG GTGTAAATCCCATTGGTCGTCCTACTGATGACGTGGATTTTCGCACGATTTTTGTCAGCAAT gTCCATTTTGGTGCCACTAAAGACAGTCTTTCTCGGCACTTCAACAAATTTGGGGATGTGCTGAAAGTGGTTATAGTAACTGAGGCAGCAACTGGACAGCCAAAagg ATCAGCTTATGTGGAGTTCATGAGAAAAGAGGCAGCAGAAAATGCTTTGTCTCTAGATGGTACATCCTTTATGTCACGTATTCTTAAG GTTGTAAGGAAAAGCTCTGCTCATCAAGAAGCtacaaccaccaccacaaccaccaccaccacaccgGTAACATCATGGCCCCGGGCAGCCGCCTCCCGGGGTTCTCCATTTGCCGCCTCAAGATTCGGAAGAGTTCCATTCCCGACCCTATACAGACCCCGCCTCCCTATCAAATCCGGTGCTCGAAGCTTTCAATGGAAACGCGatgcccaaaacccatcatcGGAAAACATTCCTAGCCCTACGGCTGCTGCCATCCCGTCTCCGACCACTGCCGCCCGCAGCCTCACGTATGTCCGCCCAGAGGCCGCCAAGACTGCTGGAAGTTCCAACAATGCCTAA
- the LOC111900564 gene encoding uncharacterized protein LOC111900564, with product MASTISRRLASKILNPSSSPALFSLYPTSYRLIPDDSHRSFSNSTPNFTTFNLPSSFPTIPVGTSHGLIRSNTSFNASFKIQSLNPNLYQNPKCLSTSIPQSDPEETQKPNENQSQTLDGFKHQEITGPTVERDVSALANETRQVLDQMTKTIYTLSKSLALLGLFQLGLGAWISYVTKSTPIPEVSVQSCLAFGLPFSLSFMLRRSLKPMSFFRKMEEQGRLQILTLTLQVAKNLNVFFVRLNVVSYLCIGVASLGLLVIALY from the coding sequence ATGGCTTCCACAATCTCTCGCAGACTTGCATCCAAGATCCTGAACCCTTCTTCCTCCCCCGCTCTCTTTTCACTATACCCCACCTCCTACCGTCTTATCCCTGATGATTCCCATCGATCCTTCTCAAACTCTACCCCCAATTTCACTACTTTCAATCTCCCATCATCGTTTCCCACAATTCCAGTTGGCACTAGTCACGGTTTAATTAGATCAAATACCAGTTTCAACGCTAGTTTCAAAATCCAATCGCTAAACCCTAATCTTTATCAAAACCCCAAGTGTTTGTCAACCTCCATTCCGCAATCTGATCCTGAAGAAACTCAAAAACCTAACGAGAATCAAAGCCAAACCCTTGACGGATTCAAGCACCAAGAGATTACTGGACCTACTGTGGAACGCGATGTTTCTGCACTTGCTAATGAGACACGCCAAGTGCTCGATCAAATGACAAAGACAATTTACACCCTTAGCAAAAGTTTAGCTCTTTTGGGTCTGTTTCAATTGGGTCTAGGCGCTTGGATTTCGTATGTTACCAAGTCGACTCCTATCCCAGAAGTATCTGTGCAGAGCTGCTTGGCATTTGGGTTGCCATTTTCGTTGTCATTCATGCTTCGGAGGTCATTGAAGCCAATGAGTTTCTTCAGGAAAATGGAGGAGCAAGGTAGGTTGCAGATTCTGACTCTTACACTTCAAGTTGCTAAGAATCTGAATGTGTTTTTTGTGAGGTTGAATGTGGTTTCGTACTTGTGTATTGGCGTTGCTTCTCTTGGACTGCTTGTTATTGCACTATATTGA